The sequence AACTTGATCCCTTCGTGCATCGCCAGGGCCAGCTCCGATATCATGTCGCCCGCCCTGGGAGCGACGAGAGTGGCCCCCAGCACTCGGCCTCTGCGGTTTACCACTACCTTGAGGAACCCCTCGGTAGCGCCGTCGATCCTGGAGCGATCCATGTCCTCCATGTTCACCTTTATCTCGCTGACCTTCTTGCCCTCCGCCAGAGCCTGATCGAGGGTTACCCCGACATAGGCGACCTCGGGGGTGGTGTAGACGCAATGGGTCATGCCCGACGGGTCGTAGGTCCTCTTCACCGGAAGGAAGGCGTTCTTCAGGGCGATCTTAGCCGACAGTATCGCCCCGTGGGTGGAGCAGGGAGTCAGACAGACATCTCCGGCGCAGAAAATCCTTTGATTCTCGGTCCTTAAATGTCTATCGACCTTTATGCCGTCTCGCCACTCGATTCCGGCATCCTCCAGCCCCAACCCCTCCAGCCGAGGGGTCCTCCCGGTCGCCAGGAGGAGCCGCTCCCCTCGAACCTGAAACTCGCCGTCTCCGGAGGAACATCTAAGTACCGGATCTCCGCCCTCTTCCTCGACCGACAGGACGTCCACTCCAAGACGGAGATCCACTCCGTCCGCCTCCAGGGCGCGACGGACCATCCCGGACGCCTCCGGCTCTCCATAGGGAAGCAGACAGCGACGATCCTGGATCAGGGTCACCGAGGAACCCAGACGCCGAAAGGCCTGGGCCAGTTCGCATCCCATGGCTCCGCCTCCCAGGACGACCATGGACCTCGGGAGCTCCTCGAGATCGAAGACCGTCTCGTCCGTGAGGTACTCGACCTCATTCAGCCCCGGTATCGAGGGTATCATCGGAACGGATCCCGTAGCGATTATGGCCCTGGTGAACTCGATCTTACGGCCTTCCACCGTCACGGAACGGGGAGAGTCGAAGACGGCCCTGCCGGGGAACACGTCGACCCCCTCGCTCAACAGTCGAAGAGCCGAGTCCTCGCCGCCCAGGAGGGCCCTCAGATCGGACATACGCTTCCTCACAGACTGAAAATCGACCGACACCTCTCCCACCGACACCCCTAAGGCGGAAGATTTTTTAACGTCTTGGGCCCGACGGCCCGACGCCACGAACGTCTTGGAGGGAACGCATCCCGAATGGAGCCTCTCCCCTCCCAGAAGGGAGCTCTCGATCAAAGCGACCCTGGCTCCCATCCGGGCCCCCTCGACGGCTGCGGTCAAACCGGCTGACCCCGCCCCCACGACCAACAGATCGTACCTATCTATCCCGTCGGAACGGCTGCCCTCCTTGGGTCTCAACCCATCGGGATAGACGATCCTTTCCCTCATGAAGACACCTCCAGTCTTCTTACATAAATCCCGTTCCATCATAGCATCAGGAGGACGAAAGTGGAGGCGTTATCGAGCCTCCACTTTCGTCCTCCCGGAAATCAAAGCTAAACTCTACGGCCGGAATCTCCTTCCACCGTCGATCTTGCTCTCCGCCTCGTTCAACAGCAACCTGGGCGAAGCCCCTCGGGTTATCCTGGCCGTTCCCATCGACACCGAGATAGGCCATCCGTACCTGTGGCCGAGAGCGACGAGCGACTTTCGAAGCTCCTCCGCCCTGTCGGAGGCGTCGTGTTCGCTCATGGGAGACACTAGAACGAGAAATTCGTCCCCTCCTCGGCGGGCGGCAAACTCCCCTTCCTTCAGGGAATCCTTGATGGTCTCCCCTATCCGGGCGAGGACCTCGTCCCCTCCTTGATGACCCAAGACGTCGTTTATCCTGCTGAAATCGTCCAGGTCGAGCAGAAACAGCCACCCTCCGGAATCGCACATCCTATCCAACGTGGCCATACCGTGGGACCGATCGTAAAGACCGGTCAGGGAGTCCGTGACCGAAAGATCGGCGATACGTTCCATGGC comes from Dethiosulfovibrio faecalis and encodes:
- a CDS encoding dihydrolipoyl dehydrogenase family protein yields the protein MRERIVYPDGLRPKEGSRSDGIDRYDLLVVGAGSAGLTAAVEGARMGARVALIESSLLGGERLHSGCVPSKTFVASGRRAQDVKKSSALGVSVGEVSVDFQSVRKRMSDLRALLGGEDSALRLLSEGVDVFPGRAVFDSPRSVTVEGRKIEFTRAIIATGSVPMIPSIPGLNEVEYLTDETVFDLEELPRSMVVLGGGAMGCELAQAFRRLGSSVTLIQDRRCLLPYGEPEASGMVRRALEADGVDLRLGVDVLSVEEEGGDPVLRCSSGDGEFQVRGERLLLATGRTPRLEGLGLEDAGIEWRDGIKVDRHLRTENQRIFCAGDVCLTPCSTHGAILSAKIALKNAFLPVKRTYDPSGMTHCVYTTPEVAYVGVTLDQALAEGKKVSEIKVNMEDMDRSRIDGATEGFLKVVVNRRGRVLGATLVAPRAGDMISELALAMHEGIKLGDLSWVPHPYPTEAAVFRRAADIWRGRTMTPLKRSILQIWMVLLSKVKDRAQREELKAAKEAKRQSPTDDPRPEPIGTGSEEVLSGNGDDGDTDRL